The Sinorhizobium sp. B11 genomic interval CTGGCGCGCATTCTTCAATCGCTATTCGCACATCGTTCTGGTCGCCAATAGCGAGGCGCTCGATCCGCAGTCGATGAGGACGGAGTTTCCCGGCGATACCTTGTTCGTCTTCTTCAACAAGGTCTACAAGGTCCTCGACAGCAGTTTCCCCGGACATGCCATTCTTGTGGCGCGCAGCGGCATGATGGGCGCCAATATCGTCCATCGGCGGGAGGTGGATGATGTCCTGAAATTCTTCACCTCGGAAAAGTTCCTCGGCATTCTGAATATCCGCACCGCACCCGAAGAGCGCTTCAGTCCCGTTGCCGCATTCAACGGTGCGACGGTCATGTACGGTGATCTCGAGACGCTGATGTCGGGCCACTATCCGCCGGATAAAATCCCGACGAGCGGCTTTGCGCTGGTTGCGTGGATGCGGGAGCTTCAGTTGACGCCGAAGATCGTGCTCGCCGGATTTTCCGGGAAAAGGAGTGCGCGCTGGAAAGTCTTCGACGTTCATGACTGGACATTCGAACGGATCTATTTCAGGCTTCTGGCGCAAAGGGGCCTCATCACCAGCGCTGAACACGCCAGGCCGT includes:
- a CDS encoding 3-deoxy-manno-octulosonate cytidylyltransferase, whose amino-acid sequence is MRYIRNPALLHFTGRRKPWHPSVQTGQSTYAEIYSNMLSKTPWSGFVSRRSPSRKAADYLLAFGKRAGAMNRSQQLKTYFGASEGVPMVDRNPGPENSGSHVFQTQSADAWRAFFNRYSHIVLVANSEALDPQSMRTEFPGDTLFVFFNKVYKVLDSSFPGHAILVARSGMMGANIVHRREVDDVLKFFTSEKFLGILNIRTAPEERFSPVAAFNGATVMYGDLETLMSGHYPPDKIPTSGFALVAWMRELQLTPKIVLAGFSGKRSARWKVFDVHDWTFERIYFRLLAQRGLITSAEHARPSRFDLLARHFPDAKFEEIQGAVNDALSTRLDHALTLIDGLMSLTKWQRALDQAFRKARPKTRKQRALDRQKKQAS